In Mercenaria mercenaria strain notata unplaced genomic scaffold, MADL_Memer_1 contig_3750, whole genome shotgun sequence, the following proteins share a genomic window:
- the LOC128553369 gene encoding tonsoku-like protein, whose translation HVHYRNFSAYKKQRFKAERKGNLENEARVSNYIGDIYEKYGEFETAVEEHERALRLREVLGRKIDIAVAFRTLGECYCKKKDYEKAHSLHEKYLSLARECDDLVEKQRALTTIGNTFLEQSNERSFSMKTRRGASKKAENVYLKSLEICDQLKATIDEKEFIDMKARNFYNLGLVYDGLEDSDTSRQYLNKALSLCQKHYLLDMLYVCQKALGDIYLKCNKLEDAGKFLDEAYTTAKKLKNKALETDALWLKMQKVSKYRICNLIKVICISKCWLNQFCFSIEEFFSFVISVLCMEKTMESMRKINKEDLLGRIPHYDKLGDCAVDLKMYDLAISYYNKVLTASIAVNKERKELIPTYISLAQTYSDCFQYDKAIVYYKKEIECYGDDNHEQICRSWLNIAAYEEKNDVDYKKVQNSYVNAHNAAKKAGNRRLQSHSGVLRLVGLSFTSLSLQCRALSCLVELFKIHKDEKSLKKAKDQLDHIKSKYNIVDMEYEEESQVTEDDDTDFGDFVNTEDEVEMSDLTESEEDEEMVVKTVRMARRNGKRVKEQKRNDFGETPLHRACIKGELQKVKQLIAEGHPVNVQDNSGWIPLHEAANNNWYDITEYLLQHGADINHRGGPKCQGMTPLIDAASVGWLDIVELLLKYGANALAKDDHQMTALDHLMKLREENGEVDRKTEIQFNNIIGMLREKTPVYRGTSRNKVLTQSKPAALVPESESYSQNLPTITRKPKADKKRQSRNDVIVDSDSDSDGSLIRNSRNKSRSPVHMDTENSYQSFSDDPDDYDQCATDAYKQAISKVGRSACRANQSSQPKSSRRTSNPDGPALIAEEDFIENDWLIDDLKPTKAKKVDVNGYLSTGNIRKRSRSGSLSPLPYPERLKRDSHSSQKKRIKIVESDSESESGVGQELGSNENPRLTDITNTVSDDKLDNTVIGNNDVDVIFNDYDSDAEKVPPKQLISATKSANNNFFVKKNPQKQLKLTDFGGSITTATTRTHFNDRIGTQSEQNSAIIINQSVGESNSAINREKPLNNVIRVKVNVEGVLLLIPVVDNDGTKTFSWLAEEAATRYYKMRGVKLKLTLGKDGAHFSPEDLVSLLLVDNDLVESFVDSKDEQPPMAESYKNACSTLKTVCYKNVSMLLQSCEVSGKLCLGDLALRPTRFQPVVRAIQHQTCLRELDLKGNRICDTGLENLCKVLNTVPNLVYLGLACND comes from the exons CATGTCCATTATCGTAATTTTTCAGCTTACAAGAAGCAGAGATTTAAAGCCGAACGAAAAGGCAATCTGGAAAATGAAGCTAGGGTCTCAAACTACATTGGTGAcatctatgaaaaatatg GAGAATTTGAGACAGCTGTCGAGGAGCATGAAAGAGCCCTCAGACTGAGGGAAGTACTGGGTAGGAAGATTGATATTGCTGTGGCATTCAGAACACTAGGAGAGTGTTACTGCAAGAAGAAAGACTATGAAAAAGCACACAGTTTACATGAGAAATATCTGTCATTGGCAAG AGAATGTGACGACTTAGTAGAAAAACAGCGAGCCCTCACCACCATTGGTAACACCTTTCTGGAACAGAGTAATGAGAGGTCATTCAGCATGAAGACGAGGAGGGGAGCCAGTAAGAAAGCAGAAAATGTCTATTTGAAAAGTCTCGAGATATGTGATCAGCTAAAAGCCACCATTGATGAGAAAGAATTTATTGACATGAAGGCTAGAAATTTTTATAACTTAG GTCTGGTGTATGATGGGTTAGAAGATTCAGACACCAGTAGGCAGTACCTAAATAAAGCTTTGTCTTTATGTCA GAAACATTACCTATTAGATATGTTATATGTATGTCAGAAGGCTTTAGGAGATATCTACCTCAAATGCAATAAGTTGGAGGATGCTGGGAAATTTCTAGATGAGGCGTACACAACTGCtaagaaactgaaaaataaagcatTGGAGACAGATGCTCTTTGGCTCAAAATGCAG AAAGTATCAAAGTATAGAATTTGCAACCTTATTAAAGTTATCTGCATCTCTAAATGCTGGCTGAAtcaattctgtttttcaatagaagaatttttttcatttgtaatttcAGTTCTATGTATGGAGAAAACTATGGAATCTATGAGAAAGATAAATAAAGAAGACCTGTTAGGGAGGATACCCCACTATGATAAACTAGGTGATTGTGCTGTAGACCTGAAGATGTATGATCTAGCTATATCATACTACAATAAAGTG CTGACAGCAAGTATTGCAGTTAACAAGGAGAGAAAAGAGTTGATACCAACATACATTTCCCTCGCACAGACGTACAGTGACTGCTTCCAGTACGATAAAGCTatagtgtattataaaaaggaaatAGAATGCTACGGGGATGATAATCATGAACAG ATATGTAGGAGCTGGTTAAATATAGCAGCTTACGAGGAGAAGAATGATGTGGATTACAAAAAAGTACAGAACTCGTATGTTAATGCACATAATGCAGCCAAAAAGGCAGGGAATAGGAGGCTTCAG AGTCATTCAGGAGTCTTGAGGCTTGTTGGCTTGAGTTTCA CTTCTCTTTCACTACAGTGTCGAGCATTGAGTTGTCTGGTAGAACTATTCAAAATCCACAAAGATGAGAAGTCACTGAAGAAAGCAAAGGATCAGTTAGACCATATAAAATCAAAGTATAACATTGTGGACATGGAATATGAAGAAGAAAGTCAGGTTACAGAAGATGATGATACAGATTTTGGAGACTTTGTGAACACTGAAGATGAAGTGGAAATGTCCGATTTGACAGAATCTG AAGAAGATGAGGAGATGGTTGTGAAAACTGTGAGAATGGCAAGGAGGAATGGAAAACGAGTAAAGGAGCAAAAA AGGAATGATTTTGGAGAGACTCCATTACACCGTGCATGTATCAAGGGGGAATTGCAGAAAGTTAAGCAGTTGATTGCAGAG ggTCACCCAGTAAATGTTCAGGATAACAGTGGTTGGATTCCCTTGCATGAGGCTGCAAACAACAACTGGTATGACATCACAGAGTACCTGTTACAACATGGGGCAGACATCAATCATAGAGGCGGACCTAAATGTCAGGGAATGACACCTCTAATTGATGCAGCCAGTGTTGGATGGCTGGATATTGTGGAACTGTTACTAAAATATGGGGCAAATGCTCTTGCGAAAGATGATCAT CAAATGACAGCTTTAGATCATTTGATGAAGTTGCGAGAAGAAAATGGCGAGGTGGATAGAAAAACAGAGATACAGTTTAATAATATTATAGGAATGTTGAGAGAGAAAACTCCTGTCTATAGAG GAACTTCAAGGAACAAAGTTTTAACACAGTCTAAACCAGCTGCTCTGGTTCCAGAGTCTGAAAGCTATAGTCAGAATTTGCCAACAATTACACGGAAGCCAAAGGCTGATAAAAAACGACAATCTAGAAACGATGTGATTGTTGACAGTGACTCGGACAGTGATGGCTCCTTGATTAGAAATTCCAG AAACAAAAGTCGCAGTCCTGTGCATATGGATACTGAAAATAGTTATCAAAGCTTCTCTGATGATCCTGATGATTATGATCAGTGTGCCACAGATGCTTACAAGCAAGCAATATCTAAAGTAGGCCGGTCAGCATGCAGGGCTAACCAGTCTTCACAACCAAAG TCTTCAAGAAGAACAAGTAATCCAGATGGGCCTGCACTTATTGCAGAGGAAGACTTTATAGAGAATGACTGGTTAATTGATGATCTTAAACCCACAAAAGCAAAAAAGGTTGATGTAAATGGATATCTGTCAACCGGAAATATCCGGAAACGCAGTCGGTCAGGCTCATTAAGTCCGTTACCCTACCCTGAAAGACTTAAAAGAGATTCTCACAGTAGTCAGAAGAAACGGATAAAAATTGTTGAATCAGACTCGGAGAGTGAATCTGGGGTAGGTCAAGAACTAGGTAGTAATGAAAATCCTAGATTAACCGATATTACAAATACTGTTAGTGATGACAAATTAGACAACACTGTGATAGGAAATAATGATGTTGATGTTATATTTAACGATTATGATTCTGATGCAGAAAAAGTTCCTCCAAAACAACTGATCAGTGCAACAAAAAGTGctaataataatttttttgttaAGAAAAATCCTCAAAAACAACTGAAACTGACAGATTTTGGTGGTTCTATCACTACAGCAACCACCAGAACACATTTCAATGATAGAATAGGTACACAGTCTGAGCAAAATAGTGCAATAATTATAAACCAGTCTGTGGGAGAATCTAATAGTGCTATAAACAGGGAGAAACCGTTAAATAATGTAATTAGAGTAAAAGTGAATGTTGAAGGTGTTTTATTACTGATCCCTGTAGTTGACAACGATggaacaaaaacattttcatggCTAGCTGAGGAAGCTGCCACAAGATATTATAAAATGCGAGGAGTGAAATTGAAACTGACACTTGGCAAAGATGGCGCTCATTTTTCACCTGAAGACCTAGTTAGTCTTTTGCTGGTGGATAATGATTTG GTAGAAAGCTTTGTAGACAGTAAAGATGAACAACCGCCTATGGCTGAAAGTTACAAAAATGCCTGCAGTACCCTTAAAACAG tatgcTACAAGAATGTGTCAATGTTACTACAGTCCTGTGAGGTATCGGGCAAGCTGTGTTTGGGTGACCTTGCACTGAGGCCAACAAGATTTCAGCCTGTAGTAAGGGCTATACAGCATCAGACATGTCTCAGGGAACTGGATTTGAAAG